Sequence from the Acropora muricata isolate sample 2 chromosome 10, ASM3666990v1, whole genome shotgun sequence genome:
GAAAAAATGGCTTCTTTGAGATCTTGTGAGGTCATGTTGACAGGCTTTGTCGACAAGGCTCAAATAAACTGATCCCAGTAGATCAAGATTTGCATTACAGTTTAAAATATTGGAGCATTGTTTTCACAAAGGATATTCCTCATCTCGCTGTTGATTGAATTGTATATATTATGTTGGAAATATCAATATTGAAAATATCCACCTTACAACACTTTTATCTAACATTTAGCTCCAACAGATGAACATATTTATTTGCCTTTTCAGacagttttaaaaattaaatgaacatgaatatttcatttttttaacaacCCTCTAAGAATGTTATATTTGAAATTTacaattcaaaatttctttAGTTTGCTATTGTACAGAAAGTCACtagaaataatattaaaaaaatagaaataattCCCActctattttttcctttttttctttacatttgaAAGCAGGAtatttaaattaaaatattccGATTACCACAAGCTGTCAAATTCAACATCTGCTTCAGAAACTTAGCAGTTGCAGAAATAGCGTGCATGATAAGAAAAAATAAGTTCATTGCGTTATTTTTTCACATCCTAGCTTACCTACGATCGGAATTGTTTTAGTTACGAACAAGCGTCAAGAAAGCGATGGCAAAGTGATTAAGTGTTGTCGAATTCAAATATAGCTAAAATGTCGGCCTCAATTTAAAATACGCTGTCTTGGACTTATGGGGCCCATACATTACACTAAATGATCTCAAAAATAACATTACAGAGATTGAACGAAAAATTAAACGTTTTTACTTTGATAATTTACACGTTCTTGCAAAATGAATTCAACAGATTTTAGTCAAAACGGATGAGTTTGAAAAGGAAGTACACGAAATTAAATTGAAAAGGACAACGATCTCCACTGCCATTAAAATGCTAGAATTAATCTTCCAGAAAAGCTGACGGAATAAAGCACCGACTACGACTAAAGGTTACCCAATATAAAAAAAAGCGTATTTTTCTGCATTCAGATTGTGCATACCAGGAGGAGGAAAACCTGCTCACTGGAGTTATCTGAATTGCAACAACTTCTGAttgtgaaataaaaaatgaaagcaGATCGTGAGCGTGGGACAAGAATAGGCGTAAGAAATTGCGCTATTAGTTGATCAAAGGGCCGTTTCCATTTCAAACAGAGCAAATATGACCCCCATTTCACCCACATATACTGTTTGCTTCAATAATTACACTCCTTAAACCCTCCGGCTAGATTTAAATGTTTAGTCTTGTTTTTATTCAAGACAGCGGGTACTTTCAGCTGGCCAACCAAAACATATGCAAGATGTACATCGAACAATGTGAACGGAAGCTTTTGCTCTTTTACTCTTGCATTAAAAAACGAAAATGAAGCCCATCTTACGGTGAAATAAATATCATAACAAGAAGCTTGAGTGCCTTTCCCGCACGCTTCGCATATTGTGAAAAGGATATAAGTTGAAAGTGTGGAAGATCATATGCAACCAAACGGGACGAGCAATGCACCAGCTTGAGATATGCTCCAAAGGTCACGTCCTGTAAAATGCACAGTCAGataagaaaaatttattttcccgTTGATCCTGTATGCCTATAAGTTGCCATCGTCCATAAGTTTGTTCAAGTTATCGACGATATTTTTCAGAATCATACCGAACGGTCCACTGCGATTGGCTTGAAATACCTTCTCGAGCATGTCGCCGTTGGCATAGTAGTTGAAAACGTGATCAACTCGTCCATGAGATTTTGCAGTGAGATGGCGTTCGATAATTTGATGAAGTAGGCTTCGACAATCCTCCAAGTTCTTTGTTAAAAATTTCTTGTCGAATGAGAAATCCACCTCGTAAAAGCTAATAAAAGTCATAGCCGAAGAACGGAAGTTTCTCCGGAATTTTTCGGCAAGCTGAATTTCCTCACGGTTGAGTTGATCGTTTCGGAACAGGATACTGATTTTCACCACTATTTTAACCAGATCCTTGACGAGTTTCTCAGCTTCCTTCTTGTTCCCTGTTTCGATCTTCGCGAGCCTGTACAACTGATCGAGAAGATCGCCAGTAGTATCATCCACAAATGCCTTCGCCATGTTTTTCGAAGCCATCTTGCCTAGGAGTTTCTTCTGAGCTCGCAGGGCAACACTCTTCGAATTAAATCCACTACCGGGTTCGGCAGCCTCGGCCATTTTTGCCCCTAAGTGGAAAGAGCCGTAAAAATAAGAGATAGATTCCTCATCTTGCACAATTTACACAAACAAACATGTCTTAAATGATCTTCGAACCTGTTAAAAGCGTGCCGATTCTTCGCACGATAAAATAAACACTTGCCACCTAAAGCGAAAAAGGTTTGAGAGAGGACCTTTAAATTTCCATACACCGGCTAATTTATGAAAAAATCAAAGAACGTTTAAAGCGAACCACAACAGGAGCATAAAGTGTTTTGTAGAGAGGACGGAAATTTGTATGAAATAGACCAAGGCTTCGAGTGATTGACATATATGTGGCACGTGATGCAAATAGTGAAGCTGACACGAATAATATcgggggaaaaaaaaaaaaagacttgtcGTCTCCCAGGGGAATTGTTTTTCTTATATTTGCGGAGCAAGCCAGCAGACGAAGAAAATTAGCAGTCGAAATGCTGGACGGCAAAAATCATGGTAGcttgagagagagagagaagtcTGCCGTAGTTTCACTCATTTATTTACGTAGTTCTACACACATTTTCATCGCCTGTCAGTCGCGCTTTCTCATCATTGTGGAAAGATTGAAAGCACTGTTTACATAAATAAACCATTCATTACCGATGCCGTATAGAACGAATGACACAAAGATAATTATAACTTCTGGGGGCTTACCGCAAGCTAATCAAGCAAATATGAATGTTATAACGACTAAGAATTCGGCACACCAAATAAGCTGATAAAGTCCACTACAGTATCACGGAAAATTAAAAGAAGTAACACAGGCAATAAAATTACGTTTTAATTGTTTGACTGGAACTTTGAGTTCGACCGATTTTAATTAATAGCAACTAAGAGAGAAGAATGCTGAATAATCTTATTTTACAGCACGCCCCCAATTATGAGTACTTATAAGCAACATTTCGAACATTTATCACAGACATGTTGATAAGTGATTATGAAAGCGAAGGCAGTTTTGAATTCACAAAGGCTAACAAGCTTCATATTTGTAGAATATTTCCAAAACGGTATCAGAGTGTCTCCCCACATTAAAGAAAATCTGTAACTCCAATGCTGTCAAGTTTTGTATTTTTAAATCATGACTAGGGGCGGGAAGAGTGCCT
This genomic interval carries:
- the LOC136888416 gene encoding tumor necrosis factor alpha-induced protein 8-like isoform X2; the protein is MAEAAEPGSGFNSKSVALRAQKKLLGKMASKNMAKAFVDDTTGDLLDQLYRLAKIETGNKKEAEKLVKDLVKIVVKISILFRNDQLNREEIQLAEKFRRNFRSSAMTFISFYEVDFSFDKKFLTKNLEDCRSLLHQIIERHLTAKSHGRVDHVFNYYANGDMLEKVFQANRSGPFGMILKNIVDNLNKLMDDGNL
- the LOC136888416 gene encoding tumor necrosis factor alpha-induced protein 8-like isoform X1: MTTLSEERKITLQSEVWLGDSTDEELDEWAKMAEAAEPGSGFNSKSVALRAQKKLLGKMASKNMAKAFVDDTTGDLLDQLYRLAKIETGNKKEAEKLVKDLVKIVVKISILFRNDQLNREEIQLAEKFRRNFRSSAMTFISFYEVDFSFDKKFLTKNLEDCRSLLHQIIERHLTAKSHGRVDHVFNYYANGDMLEKVFQANRSGPFGMILKNIVDNLNKLMDDGNL